In Pseudomonas fluorescens, one genomic interval encodes:
- a CDS encoding GMC family oxidoreductase — MPVPDPFREGLARGWKTYNGAQLTGDLTLQADVAIIGSGAGGGTTAEILSVAGYKVLLIEEGPLKTSSDFKMLEDQAYSSLYQEGIGRMSKDGAITILQGRAVGGTTLINWTSSFRTPEPTLEHWAKEHNVKGHSPAEMAPWFEKMEQRLGVAPWMVPPNANNDVIRKGCEQLGYSWHVIPRNVRGCWNLGYCGMGCPTNAKQSMLVTTIPATLEKGGELLYLARAEKLLISGDKITGLQCVAMDERCVAPTGRKITVKARHYVLAGGGINSPALLLRSDAPDPHQRLGKRTFLHLVNMSAGRFDEVINPFYGAPQSIYSDHFQWKDGTSGPIGYKLEVPPLQPALAATLLGGFGQQNAEHMADLPHTHAMLALLRDGFHPDSPGGSVELRGDGSPVLDYQVSPYAWEGLRRAFHSMAEIQFAGGAKAVMPMHADARYVKTLAEARTLINGLSLELYRTRLGSAHVMGGCAMGEDPKNAVTDSLGRHHQLSNLSIHDGSLFPTSIGANPQLSVYGLTAHLATALADRLRNP, encoded by the coding sequence ATGCCCGTACCCGACCCGTTCCGCGAAGGCCTCGCCCGTGGCTGGAAAACCTACAACGGCGCCCAACTGACCGGCGACCTGACGCTGCAAGCCGATGTGGCGATCATCGGCAGCGGTGCCGGTGGCGGCACCACGGCAGAAATCCTCAGCGTCGCCGGTTACAAAGTGCTGCTGATCGAAGAAGGCCCGCTCAAGACCAGTTCCGACTTCAAGATGCTCGAAGACCAGGCCTACAGCAGCCTCTATCAGGAAGGCATCGGCCGCATGAGCAAGGACGGCGCGATTACCATCCTCCAGGGCCGTGCGGTCGGCGGCACCACGCTGATCAACTGGACCTCGAGTTTCCGCACGCCCGAGCCGACCCTCGAGCACTGGGCCAAGGAACACAACGTCAAAGGCCACAGCCCGGCCGAGATGGCGCCGTGGTTCGAAAAAATGGAGCAGCGTCTCGGCGTCGCGCCATGGATGGTGCCGCCCAACGCCAACAACGACGTGATCCGCAAGGGCTGCGAGCAACTCGGCTACAGCTGGCACGTGATCCCGCGCAACGTGCGTGGCTGCTGGAACCTTGGCTATTGCGGCATGGGCTGCCCGACCAACGCCAAGCAGTCGATGCTGGTCACCACCATTCCGGCGACCCTGGAAAAGGGCGGCGAGTTGCTGTACCTGGCCCGCGCGGAAAAGCTGTTGATCAGCGGCGACAAGATCACCGGCCTGCAATGCGTGGCGATGGACGAGCGTTGCGTCGCGCCGACCGGACGCAAAATCACGGTCAAGGCCCGGCATTACGTGCTGGCCGGCGGTGGCATCAACAGCCCGGCACTGCTGCTGCGCTCGGATGCACCGGATCCGCATCAGCGCCTCGGCAAACGCACGTTCCTGCATCTGGTGAACATGTCCGCCGGGCGTTTCGACGAGGTGATCAATCCGTTCTACGGCGCGCCGCAGTCGATCTACTCGGATCATTTCCAGTGGAAGGACGGCACCAGTGGGCCGATTGGCTACAAACTCGAAGTGCCACCGCTGCAACCGGCACTGGCCGCGACCTTGCTCGGCGGTTTCGGCCAGCAGAATGCCGAACACATGGCCGACCTGCCGCACACCCACGCGATGCTCGCGTTGCTGCGCGACGGTTTCCACCCGGACAGCCCCGGCGGCAGTGTCGAACTGCGCGGTGATGGCTCGCCGGTGCTCGACTATCAAGTCTCGCCTTATGCCTGGGAGGGCCTGCGCCGCGCCTTTCACAGCATGGCCGAGATCCAGTTTGCCGGCGGCGCCAAAGCCGTGATGCCGATGCACGCCGATGCGCGCTACGTGAAAACCCTGGCCGAAGCCCGCACGCTGATCAACGGTCTGAGCCTTGAGCTGTATCGCACGCGCCTGGGCAGTGCCCACGTGATGGGCGGTTGTGCGATGGGCGAAGACCCGAAAAACGCAGTCACCGACAGCCTTGGCCGGCATCATCAACTGAGCAATCTGTCGATTCACGATGGCTCGCTGTTCCCCACCAGCATTGGCGCCAACCCGCAATTGTCGGTGTATGGCCTGACCGCGCACCTGGCGACAGCCCTCGCCGATCGGCTGAGAAATCCGTGA
- the coaD gene encoding pantetheine-phosphate adenylyltransferase, protein MNRVLYPGTFDPITKGHGDLVERASRLFDHVIIAVAASPKKNPLFPLEQRVELAREVTKHLPNVEVVGFSTLLAHFAKEQNANVFLRGLRAVSDFEYEFQLANMNRQLAPDVESLFLTPSERYSFISSTLVREIAALGGDISKFVHPAVADALTLRFKK, encoded by the coding sequence ATGAACCGAGTGTTGTACCCAGGTACCTTCGACCCTATTACCAAAGGGCATGGCGATCTGGTCGAACGCGCCTCGCGCCTGTTCGATCACGTGATCATTGCGGTCGCCGCCAGCCCGAAGAAAAACCCGCTGTTCCCGCTGGAACAACGGGTTGAGCTGGCTCGCGAGGTCACCAAACACCTGCCCAACGTCGAAGTGGTCGGCTTCTCGACGCTGCTGGCGCATTTCGCCAAGGAGCAGAACGCCAATGTGTTCCTGCGTGGCCTGCGTGCGGTGTCGGACTTCGAATACGAATTCCAGCTGGCCAACATGAACCGCCAGTTGGCCCCGGACGTCGAGAGCCTGTTTCTCACCCCGTCCGAGCGTTATTCGTTCATTTCCTCGACGCTGGTGCGGGAAATCGCCGCGCTGGGCGGCGATATCAGCAAGTTCGTGCACCCGGCCGTGGCCGATGCCCTGACCCTGCGCTTCAAGAAGTAA
- a CDS encoding YfhL family 4Fe-4S dicluster ferredoxin: MSLIITDDCINCDVCEPECPNAAISQGEEIYVIDPNLCTQCVGHYDEPQCQQVCPVDCIPLDEAHPETEEQLMEKYRKITGKA, translated from the coding sequence ATGTCCCTGATCATCACCGACGATTGCATCAACTGCGACGTCTGCGAACCCGAGTGCCCGAACGCCGCGATTTCCCAAGGCGAAGAGATCTACGTGATCGACCCGAACCTGTGCACCCAGTGCGTCGGCCATTACGACGAACCGCAGTGCCAGCAGGTCTGCCCGGTGGATTGCATTCCACTGGACGAGGCGCATCCTGAGACTGAAGAACAGTTGATGGAAAAGTACCGCAAGATTACCGGCAAGGCCTGA
- a CDS encoding multidrug transporter — translation MKSLQVLFATLLLCSSLAVQAAENGSGDPRYAIQNPPAYAMIGDLLIARPLLVVATVLGAGVFVVSLPFTALGGGVGDAGQALVVDPAKAAFVRCLGCTGEGVEQRE, via the coding sequence ATGAAGTCCTTGCAAGTCCTGTTTGCCACACTATTGCTGTGTTCCAGCCTGGCCGTTCAGGCCGCGGAAAACGGCAGCGGTGATCCGCGCTACGCCATCCAGAACCCTCCCGCCTACGCCATGATCGGCGATTTGCTGATTGCCCGACCTTTGCTGGTGGTGGCGACGGTGCTGGGTGCGGGGGTGTTTGTGGTGTCATTGCCGTTTACCGCGCTGGGGGGCGGGGTAGGCGATGCGGGGCAGGCGCTGGTGGTGGATCCGGCGAAAGCGGCGTTTGTGCGCTGTTTGGGGTGTACAGGGGAGGGGGTTGAGCAGCGCGAGTGA
- the mutM gene encoding bifunctional DNA-formamidopyrimidine glycosylase/DNA-(apurinic or apyrimidinic site) lyase yields MPELPEVETTRRGIAPHLEGQRVSRVIVRDRRLRWPIPEDLDVRLSGQRIVLVERRAKYLLINAEVGTLISHLGMSGNLRLVEVGLPALKHEHVDIELESGLALRYTDPRRFGAMLWSTDPLNHELLIRLGPEPLTDLFDGERLFQLSRGRSMAVKPFIMDNAVVVGVGNIYATEALFAAGIDPRREAKSISRARYLKLAIEIKRILAAAIERGGTTLRDFIGGDGQPGYFQQELFVYGRGGEHCKVCGTGLREVKLGQRASVFCPRCQT; encoded by the coding sequence ATGCCTGAACTGCCGGAAGTCGAAACCACCCGCCGGGGCATTGCTCCGCACCTGGAAGGCCAGCGCGTCAGCCGGGTGATCGTGCGGGATCGTCGGCTGCGCTGGCCGATCCCCGAAGACCTCGATGTGCGTCTTTCCGGGCAGCGCATCGTGCTGGTCGAGCGGCGGGCCAAGTATCTGTTGATCAATGCCGAAGTCGGCACGTTGATCAGTCACTTGGGCATGTCGGGCAACTTGCGGCTGGTGGAAGTCGGGTTGCCGGCGCTCAAGCACGAGCACGTCGATATCGAGCTGGAATCCGGTCTGGCGCTGCGTTACACCGATCCACGCCGTTTCGGCGCGATGCTGTGGAGTACCGACCCGCTCAATCACGAACTGCTGATTCGTCTCGGGCCAGAGCCGTTGACCGATCTGTTCGACGGCGAGCGCCTGTTCCAGTTGTCGCGCGGGCGTTCGATGGCGGTCAAGCCGTTCATCATGGACAACGCGGTGGTGGTGGGTGTCGGCAACATTTACGCGACCGAAGCGCTGTTCGCTGCCGGGATCGATCCGCGCCGCGAAGCCAAAAGCATCTCCCGGGCGCGTTATCTGAAGCTGGCGATTGAGATCAAACGGATTCTCGCCGCAGCCATCGAGCGCGGCGGCACCACGTTGCGGGATTTCATCGGCGGTGACGGGCAACCGGGGTACTTCCAGCAGGAGCTGTTCGTTTATGGCCGTGGCGGCGAGCACTGCAAGGTCTGCGGTACTGGCCTGCGGGAAGTGAAGCTGGGGCAACGGGCCAGTGTGTTCTGTCCGCGCTGCCAGACCTGA
- a CDS encoding HDOD domain-containing protein: MPAQPQIMVDLQMEQYMPDPDLEVIAKLIAQDPGLSGSLLKIVNSPYYGLSNKITSIQRAVNLLGSRSIINLINAQSIKGEMNDDTIVTLNRFWDTAQDVAMTCLTLAKRIGTQAGDEAYALGLFHDCGVPLMLQRFPNYMSVLEKAYANASAECRVVDTENAEFNTNHAVVGYYTAKSWRLPEHVSTAIANHHNALAIFSDESSRNSQMKNLLAILKMAEHICASYRVLGNQTEDHEWNSIGPLILDYVGLSDYDFETLKQTIRDLGAH, translated from the coding sequence GTGCCCGCGCAGCCGCAGATCATGGTGGATCTGCAGATGGAGCAGTACATGCCCGACCCGGACCTGGAGGTGATCGCCAAGCTGATCGCCCAGGATCCCGGCCTGTCCGGTTCTCTGCTGAAAATCGTCAACTCGCCGTATTACGGCCTGAGCAACAAGATCACTTCGATCCAGCGTGCGGTGAATCTGTTGGGCAGCCGTTCGATCATCAACCTGATCAACGCGCAGTCGATCAAGGGCGAGATGAACGATGACACCATCGTCACCCTCAACCGTTTCTGGGACACCGCCCAGGACGTGGCGATGACCTGCCTGACCCTGGCCAAGCGCATCGGCACCCAGGCCGGTGATGAAGCCTATGCCTTGGGGCTGTTCCACGACTGCGGCGTGCCGTTGATGCTGCAGCGCTTCCCCAACTACATGTCGGTACTGGAAAAGGCTTACGCCAATGCCAGCGCCGAATGCCGGGTGGTGGACACCGAGAACGCCGAGTTCAATACCAACCACGCCGTGGTCGGCTACTACACCGCCAAGTCGTGGCGCCTGCCGGAACACGTCAGCACGGCGATCGCCAATCACCACAATGCGCTGGCGATCTTCAGCGACGAATCCTCTCGCAACAGCCAGATGAAGAATCTGCTGGCGATCTTGAAGATGGCCGAGCACATCTGTGCGTCTTATCGGGTGCTGGGCAACCAGACTGAAGACCACGAGTGGAACAGCATTGGCCCGCTTATTCTCGATTACGTCGGTCTGTCGGACTACGATTTCGAAACCCTCAAACAGACGATCCGCGACCTCGGCGCGCATTGA
- a CDS encoding type 1 glutamine amidotransferase domain-containing protein — MATSLTGKRVAILVTDGFEQVELTGPKQALEQAGAQVDILSAEAGKVKGWNHDKPADDFKVDQTFQGASSEQYDAIVLPGGVQNSDTIRIDQDAQHLVKTSASAGKPIAVICHGGWLLISAGLVNGKTMTSYKTLKDDLVNAGANWVDKEVVKDGHLISSRQPDDIPAFNKELISALSA; from the coding sequence ATGGCTACTTCCCTCACTGGCAAACGCGTCGCCATTTTAGTAACAGACGGTTTCGAACAGGTCGAACTGACCGGGCCCAAGCAAGCACTGGAGCAGGCCGGCGCCCAGGTCGACATCCTTTCCGCCGAGGCCGGCAAGGTCAAAGGCTGGAACCACGACAAACCGGCGGATGACTTCAAGGTCGACCAGACCTTTCAAGGCGCCAGCAGTGAGCAGTACGACGCGATCGTTCTGCCGGGCGGCGTGCAGAACTCCGACACCATTCGCATCGACCAGGACGCCCAGCACCTGGTCAAGACCAGCGCCTCGGCCGGCAAGCCGATTGCGGTGATCTGCCACGGCGGCTGGCTGCTGATTTCCGCCGGGCTGGTCAACGGCAAAACCATGACCAGCTACAAGACACTCAAGGACGACCTGGTGAATGCCGGGGCCAACTGGGTCGACAAGGAAGTGGTCAAGGACGGTCATCTGATCAGCAGCCGTCAGCCGGACGATATTCCAGCGTTCAACAAGGAGTTGATCAGCGCCCTGTCAGCCTGA
- a CDS encoding class I SAM-dependent rRNA methyltransferase produces MSLPSLRLKANADRRLRNGHLWVYSNEIDVAATPLHGFKAGDQAILEAAGGKSLGIVAMSPNNLICARLLSRDIKLPLDKSLLVHRLNVALSLRERLFDKPFYRLVYGDSDLLPGLVVDRFGDILVVQIASATMEAHKDDVIAALTQVLKPSGILFKNDSAARDAEGLNRYVETVFGLVPEWVALEENGVKFEAPVIGGQKTGWFYDHRMNRARLAPYAKGKRVLDLYSYIGGWGVQAAAFGASEVFCVDASGFALDGVERNAALNGFADKMTCIEGDVFEALKELKASEERFDVIVADPPAFIKRKKDMKNGEGAYRRLNEQAMRLLTKDGILVSASCSMHLPEDDLQNILLTSARHLDRNIQMLERGGQGPDHPVHPAIAETRYIKSITCRLLPNS; encoded by the coding sequence ATGTCCCTGCCTAGCCTGCGCCTCAAAGCCAACGCCGACCGTCGCCTGCGCAACGGCCACTTGTGGGTCTACAGCAACGAAATCGATGTGGCTGCCACGCCACTGCACGGCTTCAAGGCCGGCGATCAGGCGATCCTCGAAGCGGCCGGCGGCAAGTCGCTGGGCATCGTCGCCATGAGCCCGAACAACCTGATCTGCGCTCGTCTGCTGTCGCGCGACATCAAACTGCCGCTGGACAAATCACTGCTGGTACATCGCCTGAACGTGGCCCTGTCGCTGCGCGAGCGCCTGTTCGACAAGCCGTTCTACCGCCTGGTCTACGGCGACTCCGACCTGCTGCCGGGCCTGGTGGTCGACCGTTTCGGCGACATCCTCGTGGTGCAGATCGCCTCGGCGACCATGGAAGCGCATAAAGATGACGTGATCGCCGCACTGACCCAGGTGCTCAAGCCAAGCGGCATTCTGTTCAAGAACGATTCCGCCGCCCGTGATGCCGAAGGCCTCAACCGTTACGTCGAAACCGTGTTCGGCCTGGTGCCGGAGTGGGTCGCCCTGGAAGAGAACGGCGTGAAGTTCGAAGCGCCGGTCATTGGCGGCCAGAAAACCGGCTGGTTCTACGACCACCGCATGAACCGCGCCCGCCTCGCCCCTTACGCCAAGGGCAAACGCGTGCTCGACCTCTATAGCTACATCGGTGGCTGGGGCGTGCAGGCTGCGGCGTTCGGTGCCAGCGAAGTGTTCTGCGTCGACGCGTCGGGCTTCGCCCTCGACGGCGTCGAGCGTAACGCCGCGCTGAACGGCTTCGCCGACAAGATGACCTGCATCGAAGGCGACGTCTTCGAAGCATTGAAGGAACTCAAGGCCAGCGAAGAACGTTTCGACGTGATCGTTGCCGACCCGCCAGCGTTCATCAAGCGCAAGAAAGACATGAAGAACGGTGAAGGCGCCTACCGTCGTCTGAACGAGCAAGCCATGCGCCTGCTGACCAAGGACGGCATTCTGGTCAGCGCTTCGTGCTCGATGCACCTGCCGGAAGACGATCTGCAGAACATCCTGCTGACCAGCGCCCGTCACCTGGACCGCAACATCCAGATGCTCGAACGCGGTGGTCAGGGCCCGGACCACCCGGTACACCCGGCCATCGCCGAGACTCGCTACATCAAGAGCATCACCTGCCGCCTGCTGCCTAACAGCTGA
- a CDS encoding SagB family peptide dehydrogenase → MHINPYLFILPRTPGQIVWNYKDHTQHELDLTYSCRLAQLINNPEQFDRRNIIDSQLLNAGILTVAKIDSPPWGWDELSKIYHIGTQNIPCEQIPQNIQEWSRQYLNHCSAVLTTPAPALDRSTPQDEPRIALPASAALTVASLGNVLRLRKTCRSFTGAAITLNDVGTLLYLSLGFLRHRDNDRDESIAEGLGARRSSPSGGGLNACEGFLLARNIEGLEPGVYAYHPAEHALSRVNPLPDPALGHLLAGQHFINNLPLGLFITARFDKLWWKYEHSRAYRMAFVEAGHLSQTFQLVATALGLGTWLTGAFTDRQVEALLKLEGSAEQPLFFVGCGASDGQAMCQEMRDLLQETRK, encoded by the coding sequence ATGCATATCAATCCCTATTTATTCATATTGCCGCGCACGCCCGGACAAATAGTCTGGAACTATAAAGACCACACCCAACATGAACTTGACCTGACTTACTCTTGTCGACTTGCACAACTTATCAATAACCCGGAACAGTTCGACAGACGCAACATAATAGACTCACAACTTCTGAACGCGGGCATATTAACCGTTGCAAAAATAGACAGTCCGCCATGGGGCTGGGATGAATTGTCGAAGATTTATCATATTGGCACCCAGAACATTCCCTGCGAACAGATACCCCAGAATATTCAAGAGTGGTCCAGGCAATACCTGAACCATTGCAGCGCGGTGCTGACTACACCGGCCCCCGCACTAGATCGGTCGACACCTCAAGACGAACCTCGAATCGCCCTGCCCGCCTCCGCGGCCCTGACCGTTGCCAGCTTGGGCAATGTCCTGCGCCTGAGAAAAACCTGCCGCTCTTTCACTGGCGCAGCGATCACCCTCAATGACGTCGGTACACTGCTGTACCTCTCGCTGGGCTTTCTTCGCCATCGCGACAATGACCGCGACGAGAGCATCGCCGAGGGCCTCGGCGCCCGCCGCAGCAGTCCTTCAGGTGGCGGGTTGAATGCCTGTGAAGGATTTCTTCTGGCACGCAATATCGAGGGCCTCGAACCGGGTGTCTACGCCTACCACCCGGCAGAACACGCACTCAGCCGGGTCAATCCTTTGCCCGACCCCGCGCTGGGTCATTTGCTGGCGGGTCAGCACTTCATCAATAACCTGCCACTGGGTCTGTTTATCACCGCTCGTTTCGACAAGCTCTGGTGGAAGTATGAACACTCACGCGCCTATCGCATGGCGTTTGTCGAGGCGGGTCATCTGTCGCAAACCTTTCAACTGGTGGCCACAGCGCTGGGCCTGGGAACGTGGCTGACCGGGGCATTCACCGACCGCCAGGTCGAAGCCCTGCTCAAACTCGAAGGCAGCGCTGAACAACCGTTGTTCTTTGTCGGCTGCGGCGCTAGCGACGGTCAGGCGATGTGTCAGGAAATGCGCGACCTGTTGCAGGAGACGCGCAAATGA
- a CDS encoding diiron oxygenase codes for MSASTVDQPEAPESWALRFTLGDWNNHASVRTSRHDYQLPADLQLQLQTRFWFPPAFLPYLSHPAIEAAGSKVMHRLAANHLVHFLDYTTLLEHRIVNRAVETIVHGELPAHIPSRMKTAALQLYTDEGYHALFSHHLAEQIAELHGFTGRQQVPLRITRLTGQIARTPESKRPLAWFLLGFVSETIIARELLDVCRETLVSSVNDMLRDHLADEARHSRFFSEVFHYLWLTLNSRQRAFAARTLLETLATFFEVDEQWLHQSLRRAGIGEGAIKEILDSLTNEQASRQRARSGATATLAALEKAGFFALPNNRKLFAKAGLIDA; via the coding sequence ATGAGCGCATCAACCGTGGATCAGCCCGAAGCGCCAGAGTCCTGGGCGCTTCGATTCACCCTCGGCGACTGGAACAACCACGCTTCGGTACGCACCAGCCGGCACGACTACCAGTTGCCGGCAGACCTGCAGTTGCAACTGCAAACCCGCTTCTGGTTTCCGCCGGCATTCCTGCCGTATCTGTCCCACCCGGCGATCGAAGCCGCAGGCAGCAAGGTCATGCATCGGCTGGCTGCCAACCACCTGGTGCACTTTCTCGACTACACCACGCTGCTGGAACACCGCATCGTCAACCGCGCCGTGGAAACCATCGTCCACGGTGAGTTGCCCGCGCACATTCCGTCGAGGATGAAAACCGCCGCGCTGCAGCTCTATACCGACGAGGGTTATCACGCACTGTTCTCCCATCATCTGGCCGAACAGATCGCCGAACTGCATGGTTTCACCGGTCGTCAGCAGGTGCCGTTGCGCATCACCCGCCTGACCGGTCAGATCGCCCGAACGCCGGAGAGCAAACGCCCGCTGGCATGGTTTCTGCTCGGCTTCGTCTCCGAAACCATCATTGCCCGGGAGTTGCTGGATGTGTGTCGGGAAACGCTGGTCAGCAGCGTGAACGACATGCTGCGCGACCACCTCGCTGATGAAGCGCGCCACAGCCGTTTTTTTTCCGAGGTCTTTCACTACCTCTGGTTGACCCTGAACAGCCGCCAGCGCGCCTTTGCGGCCAGAACCTTGCTGGAGACCCTGGCGACCTTCTTCGAAGTCGACGAGCAATGGCTGCACCAAAGCCTGCGCCGCGCCGGCATTGGCGAAGGTGCGATCAAGGAAATCCTCGACAGCCTGACCAACGAACAGGCCAGCCGCCAGCGTGCCCGATCCGGAGCCACGGCTACGCTTGCTGCACTCGAAAAAGCCGGATTCTTCGCGCTACCCAACAACCGCAAACTTTTCGCCAAGGCAGGACTGATCGATGCTTGA
- a CDS encoding MFS transporter encodes MLEGRTVVTTRQRRGAVSLLLAMVLLGVFPLDVLLPSFPALAEHFASTPTDIALSISLFAVGIAFAQLLIGPLSDVIGRKGLLLAGMAVSILGAIGCVMTSDYILFMTFRIVQAIGCGCFVLSQALVQDLFEGAERDRLRILMVTATGIFISISPLAGTFLQATLGWRGSFWLFIALAAVVLLKAWLFLDGGRPVAKGTPLNFLSAYRRVLGDFEFVGYWLISAFAFACHFSFIVISPLIFMDQLQLSAYDFSLILLIYGAAYVTGGIAATLLSRRISSAQQIVAGLSLILLAGLVMLFLSQYFALSPVTVLIPMLICTAGTTIARPAATSRAMGLFPENAGTSASAGSTIIFICGGLISALISLSPGNLQATLGYCFVLLSCIALALNKRISHRASIIENGAVTPSGSD; translated from the coding sequence ATGCTTGAAGGAAGAACGGTGGTAACGACCCGACAACGACGCGGGGCGGTCAGCCTGCTTTTGGCCATGGTGCTACTGGGGGTGTTTCCGCTGGACGTCCTGCTGCCGTCGTTCCCGGCGCTGGCCGAACACTTCGCCAGCACTCCGACCGACATCGCCCTGTCGATCAGCCTGTTCGCGGTGGGCATTGCCTTTGCCCAACTGTTGATCGGGCCGTTGTCCGACGTCATCGGGCGCAAGGGGTTACTGCTCGCCGGCATGGCTGTCTCGATCCTCGGCGCCATCGGCTGCGTAATGACCAGTGACTACATACTGTTCATGACTTTTCGCATCGTGCAGGCCATCGGTTGTGGCTGTTTCGTCCTGTCACAGGCGCTGGTGCAGGATCTGTTCGAGGGCGCAGAGCGCGATCGCCTGCGGATCCTGATGGTGACCGCCACCGGGATCTTCATCTCCATATCACCGCTGGCCGGAACCTTTCTGCAGGCGACCCTGGGCTGGCGTGGCAGCTTCTGGCTGTTCATCGCACTGGCGGCGGTGGTGTTGCTCAAGGCCTGGCTGTTTCTGGACGGCGGTCGGCCAGTCGCCAAGGGCACACCGCTCAACTTTCTCAGCGCCTATCGACGGGTGCTGGGGGATTTCGAGTTCGTCGGCTACTGGCTGATTTCGGCTTTCGCGTTCGCCTGCCACTTCTCGTTCATCGTCATTTCGCCATTGATCTTCATGGATCAGTTGCAGCTGTCAGCCTACGACTTCTCGCTGATCCTGCTGATCTACGGTGCGGCGTATGTGACCGGCGGGATTGCCGCCACGCTGTTGAGCCGGCGCATCAGCTCTGCGCAACAGATCGTGGCCGGGTTGAGCCTGATTCTGCTGGCAGGGCTGGTGATGCTATTCCTGTCGCAGTACTTCGCACTCTCGCCCGTCACGGTATTGATCCCTATGCTGATCTGCACCGCCGGCACCACCATTGCACGCCCGGCCGCCACCTCACGCGCCATGGGCCTGTTCCCGGAGAACGCCGGTACTTCGGCCTCGGCAGGTAGCACGATCATCTTCATCTGCGGCGGGTTGATCAGTGCGCTGATCAGCCTGAGTCCAGGCAACCTGCAGGCCACTCTCGGCTACTGTTTTGTCCTGCTGAGTTGCATCGCGCTGGCGCTGAACAAGAGGATCAGCCATCGCGCCAGCATTATCGAGAACGGCGCCGTCACGCCCTCTGGCAGCGATTGA